One window of Etheostoma spectabile isolate EspeVRDwgs_2016 chromosome 6, UIUC_Espe_1.0, whole genome shotgun sequence genomic DNA carries:
- the LOC116690471 gene encoding tyrosine-protein phosphatase non-receptor type substrate 1 codes for MAKLHHLCLLLLLAGHVPALTATPEGLRVRQYPPSVSVMRGETATLSCHFKVESLKYGVQWFKMKSEKQLIPKSSRQFVVEKNQTSSLVITEVALEDSGWYYCEVNVLQKDPEWGNGTELLILAPPSAPKIYLQIPPDPQTGQWALFCLTGGYHPSKLTLTWTYQSAAANIDHLSVTNCTLPAINPHGNLSEHPADGAQLSSDWLVNSMPASHPKCFQVMDSNSQEVFLFSVFFLPHRESLETGITFTCGVQDHPAMTTALTASFTWDAYPNELIAHLNIVKLCFLSAMTVVFLLEAIKHFCVQGE; via the exons ATGGCAAAACTGCATCACCTGTGTTTGCTTCTTTTGTTGGCAGGCCACGTACCAG CCCTGACAGCAACCCCAGAGGGACTGAGGGTTAGACAGTATCCTCCTTCTGTCAGTGTGATGCGGGGTGAAACGGCAACCCTATCCTGTCATTTCAAAGTTGAATCCCTCAAGTATGGGGTTCAGTGGTTCAAAATGAAGTCAGAAAAACAGCTCATCCCAAAGTCATCCAGGCAGTTTGTTGTGGAGAAGAATCAGACTTCTTCCCTGGTGATCACTGAGGTAGCACTGGAGGATTCTGGGTGGTATTACTGTGAGGTCAACGTCCTGCAGAAAGACCCAGAGTGGGGCAACGGGACCGAGCTGCTCATCTTGG CACCACCTTCTGCTCCTAAGATTTACCTCCAGATTCCCCCGGACCCACAGACTGGTCAGTGGGCTCTCTTCTGTCTCACTGGGGGATACCACCCCAGCAAGCTCACCCTCACCTGGACCTACCAGAGCGCAGCAGCCAATATTGATCACCTGTCAGTCACCAATTGCACCCTTCCTGCGATCAACCCTCATGGTAACCTTTCAGAACATCCTGCTGACGGAGCCCAATTGTCCTCAGATTGGTTGGTGAACTCCATGCCTGCGAGCCACCCAAAGTGTTTCCAGGTGATGGACAGCAACAGCCAGGAAGTGTTTCTCTTCAGTGTGTTTTTCCTCCCACATAGGGAGTCCTTGGAAACAGGGATCACCTTCACTTGTGGGGTGCAGGACCACCCTGCCATGACCACTGCTCTGACTGcgtccttcacttggg ATGCCTACCCTAACGAGCTGATCGCACACTTGAACATTGTCAAGCTGTGTTTCCTCTCTGCAATGACCGTGGTCTTTTTATTGGAAG CAATCAAACATTTCTGCGTGCAGGGAGAATGA
- the LOC116690468 gene encoding free fatty acid receptor 2 encodes MQECHTGLCLSVYIITFVLGFPANVLAFYTFCKKVRQKPTPIDILLLNLTISDLLFLLFLPFKMQEVINNMRWDMPYALCSLSGFIFYMTIYNSTFFLTAVSVERYLGVAFPIQHTLKRRPLYAVAASIFFWIFCFIHLSIVFIVPFIGTEDSPNTTSSHNVTASSAVGDEKTEVCYANFTKAQLKVLLPVRLELCVVLFCIPFLISSFCYINFIRILSKLQHIDRRRRLRAIGMALGTLLVFALCFGPYNMSHIVGFITWKSPDWRDKALLCSTFNACLDPLIFYFSSSAVRKTVGSVMEGVKSRLNRCMSCHMLWASMGRINKTAKDKEHKQEEINAI; translated from the coding sequence ATGCAGGAGTGCCATACTGgactctgtttgtctgtctacaTCATTACCTTTGTGCTGGGCTTCCCAGCCAATGTCCTCGCCTTCTATACCTTCTGCAAGAAAGTGAGGCAGAAACCCACCCCGATTGATATCCTGCTCCTCAACCTGACTATCTCTgaccttctcttcctcctcttcctgcccTTCAAGATGCAGGAAGTGATAAACAACATGCGCTGGGACATGCCCTACGCCCTGTGCTCGCTGTCCGGCTTCATCTTTTACATGACCATCTACAACAGCACCTTCTTCCTCACTGCGGTCAGCGTAGAGCGCTACCTGGGCGTCGCTTTTCCCATCCAGCACACCCTGAAGCGGCGACCCTTGTATGCTGTCGCCGCAAGCATCTTCTTTTGGATTTTCTGCTTCATCCACCTGAGCATTGTGTTCATTGTGCCCTTTATCGGCACCGAGGACTCTCCGAATACCACCTCAAGCCACAACGTCACAGCTAGCTCTGCCGTTGGTGACGAAAAGACAGAAGTGTGTTATGCAAATTTCACAAAGGCTCAGCTGAAGGTCCTCCTGCCTGTGCGTCTGGAGCTCTGTGTGGTACTTTTCTGCATCCCTTTTCTGATAAGCAGTTTCTGCTACATCAACTTTATCAGGATTCTGTCCAAGCTGCAGCACATTGACCGGCGCCGGCGCCTCCGTGCCATTGGCATGGCTTTAGGAACACTGCTGGTGTTCGCTTTATGTTTTGGCCCCTATAACATGTCGCACATTGTCGGATTTATTACATGGAAAAGTCCCGACTGGAGAGACAAAGCCCTGCTGTGCAGCACCTTTAATGCTTGTCTCGACCCTCTTATTTTCTActtctcttcttctgctgtAAGAAAGACTGTGGGTAGTGTGATGGAAGGGGTTAAGAGTCGCCTAAACAGGTGCATGTCCTGTCACATGCTCTGGGCCTCGATGGGTAGGATTAACAAGACTGCAAAAGATAAGGAACACAAACAAGAGGAGATCAATGCTATCTAA